Below is a window of Rhea pennata isolate bPtePen1 chromosome 2, bPtePen1.pri, whole genome shotgun sequence DNA.
CTAACTCTGTTTTCTGATTCCTGTTAGCATTTTGCCCATCTGGAGTCATATTCATGGATTTCTCCTTTGATAAGCCTTGTGCTATATCAGTTGGCTGTAGTGTAGGGGCTTAGTTTGAGTTCAGCTATCACAACTGTACTGAATGTCGTAATTTGTAGTCATTATCCCAAACTTAGAGGTTTTTTGCATTCCTTAGATACTTGTCAAAATGAAATTAGTCTGGGTATCGTGACTGAGGGAAAAGTAGTCTGGCGTGTTTTGGCAGCAGATGTGACTTCAGGCAGCATCCTCAATGAGGTCTGTGGGTTATACCAGGTGAATGTAGGTTTAAAAACAGCTTGATTCAGTCTTAGCAGTGTCAGTTCCTTAATGAAATCTGTCTCTTCCTGAAATATCTTGAAGTCACTTAAAGTGATATCAGTTTGctatttgttatttattcttcttACAGATAGTCTGTCTGGGCAATTGAGCTTTGGTGGTTCTCAGTCTGTTGGACCCCAGTCCTGGTGCAGTTATGTACACAACTTTAACTTAAATGTTGCTTATTTAATACTACTCTAATGAATGATTGAAGAAAGATTACTTATTGAGAACAAGTCGGATACTTAAATGTTTCCTTGAAGATAACAAATCAGATATTAATGACCTCTAAATAACagttaaagtgtttttttaatgcagctttgTAGTATGAGACTGATAGTTTCATATTGATATTATGATTTTAAACAATCCTTTGACTGCTTGTCCCTGTCAGAAATATGGAATCTTCTGTCTTGTCACAGGAGATGGAAACTTTATAATTAGCTTAGACTTCATTTAATTGGAAGATCTCTGAAATAGGTACTTTTCTGCATGTGTCACTTCTTTGATCTATATAAACCTATATTGTATTAAACAATAAATtaataggaaaagaaagttgATCAACAGTGTGAATTATTGTGAGTATTATGCAAGATCTATAGATTTTTAGCTCACAGTTTACTATGATGATTCTGCCTCATCCTGTGAAATTCTAGTTCACAAAAAATGTTGGAATTCTGAACTCaaagcggggaggggggggggagggggaagcagtGAAATGATCCGGTGTCACAGAATAGAATACTGCCTTTTGTGGGTTGTGGTGGTGTTACATTAAGGAAATGCAACTGTTGAGGGATAGTGGTGAGCTGCTTTTAGTGTATGTGTGGgtggttttattttggtttgttattttttaaagaaaaaacaagtattcCAATTTTCTAAGTAGCTTCTATTAATAGCTCTATTAATAACTCTAATGAAGTGTTGTGAGGAAAATGAGGCAGGTATAGCTATCAAAGCTATGTGAGAAATtagtttgaaatgtttttgtagttTGCCATTTGGTTCTTCCATCCACATATTAGctgaagaatttcattttctaattgcTTGCCAGAGCTAAACTTGCCTGTGAGAGAATATTTACCAAGATGGAtagatgtttaattttttaactttgttttaatttcagatgaTCATAGTCGTGTAAAActgcagaacacagaaaatgactATATTAATGCCAGCCTAGTGGTCATAGAGGAAGCCCAGAGATGCTATATTTTAACACAGGTAAGTAGTTTTAGATAGTAAGTTATTACAAGGATTGAGAATATGTTGGAGAGGAGTTGGTACAGTGGTAATTTGTGTTATACATACATACCTATGTGTATGTGTGGtatatagaatattttatataaaatctgTAGATTATTCAAATAATctaaagaatatatattatttatctTTGTGGTTTGTACTTCTTCGGTACTAATTTCTGTATGCTGGAGTTGCAAATGCATTATTTCACgttttaagaaaaagctgcaggaaaTACTTCATTATGTGTAGTTTATTGCATATACAacttctcaaatatttcttgctcttttcttcagttttcctggAAAAACATTGCAACTATACTTTGACaccttatttcattttgtttcttttgtgtttttatcttttaactACACAATAGTGCCAGGGGTCAAATTAAATCATCCTTTCCCTGAATTTTGATTGGTTTCTGTTTAAACTTAGTACTTCAGTGATCTGTGCAGTatagttttctttcctgtcatgTATGTTGTTGTATTTCTGGTTTGTTTaagcttttcagaggaagacTTTTTCCTGTTCCACCCAATAAAACATTAACCATGTTCAAACACTGCTTAGCCTATATGTTTTCccacccattttttttctttactacaCAGGGTCCACTACCTAATACATGTTGTCATTTTTGGTTGATGGTATGGCAACAAAAAACCAAAGCAGTTGTCATGCTGAACAGAATTGTTGAAAAAGAATCGGTAAGTAATATTAGGCATTTAACGTAAGTCGTAAAGTAAGCCACATATATTTAATGCTGTTTAATGCTATTCAACCATGTTTGATTGTTATGCTAGAAGAATTAACAGACTTTCTCACAAGTGTGTAAAATAGcttttgtatgtatttaatatAACATTAAACAAAGCATCTTAGCTTCAAGATAGAGAATTCAGTTTAGTGTaaacataaaaatcacattcaACATGTAATAAGCATATGTAAGGAATATTCTGGGAAAGGAGGATGTAGAGACAGAAGTGCAAAGGGGTAGAAGCTAGTGTAGGATTCTGTAGGATAAAACAGAAAGTAGGAAAACAAATTTAGATTCGAGTGTCTTCAGGTTATTCTAAATCTAAGagagcagtatttttctttgtatagtGATCTTAGCAGTTGGTAACAATGCCATACTGCTGCCAGGAACGATCCAACAGACCTAATTATTTTTGGTTCTTTACAACTGGTGATAAATATGAAGAATACATGAATCTCTTGATACACTGTAGTTTTTGCTAATGTGCCTAAAGACATTGTGGATATTacaaatatgtgtattttttttctagagtaaTTTTATCACCAAAAGATTTGACTAGTCCATAAAAAGACACTTACTTATGCATCAACTTTTGTTGTTAAGGATAAAGTTGGAGTTCAGGGtaacagaaataaaggaagaggGATGATTTTGCATTGCTTAATTCATTCTTTAATTTTACTAAAATCTTCCAGTGTTAGGCAAGACTTCTGTAACAAAAAATTAGTTCTAGGAATTTTGGCACAATGTGTTACATAACTTCTATGTGCAGGAGTGTGCATGGGGGAATGGAAGGAGAGAAATGTAGAAATAGCTCAGTAGATATCTCCCTGTTGTAGAGAACTAGGTGGAAGGAAGGGGACAAAAAAGGACTAAGGTATGTCTTGAAGCACTGTTAGCCATGAGATAAAAGCAAGCATAAATGACTAAAGCTTGAATGCATAATAGCACTTGAAAAACTGTAATAACTTGGTTGCAAGCATTATGGACATTCAGAATTACTCAAACTAGGAGCAAGTAATATGTACTTCAGTGTATGATATTGCGTAACAGATTCTTAGAAGTTGCTGATGCACAGCCCAAGGTGCTAGAATGCTTGAccagatttgtttgttttgaataacTTAGGTGAAGTGTGCGCAATATTGGCCAACAAAAGAAGAGGAAGTTATGACATTCAAGGAAACAGGGTTCCGTGTGAGGCTAGTATCTGAAGACATCAAATCCTATTACACAGTGCATCTACTACAGTTAGAAAATATCAGCGTAAGCCTATTTTCTATCTCTTATCTTATACTCCCAGGCTTAAGGAAAACTGCTGTTGTAGATGTTTTTAGCAAACTGTTACTGAAGATTTGACTGAGCTTTTGCAGTGtaaattttaatgcattttgcttCTGATAATGTTCAAGATGTATGTGTGGCATATGGGCAAGAGAgatctgttttaatttatatgCTAAAAAGGATAACGGCTTTGACTTTTTTATACTTGTTTTCAATTAGGCAGTATTTTAATATGCTGAATATTAATTGATGGTAATGATGGTTCTAAGAGGAGCTGTAAGAAGTATCATAAAAGGAGGAATCTAGGAACTGAAAATTATAGCTCTTCCAAATACCAGTAATCAGCCTCAGTAGTTAATGTTTTTATGGAACTCTGCAGTTTTCCCCCATAATTTCAGTCTagtgaactatttttttcagggGGGAGGGGTAATTATCACCTGTAGATAGGTAACTTTACCTCCTCTTGCTTACCTCCCCTTTTGTTCCACAGGACCAACCgtccttttctcttaaaaattaagCACTCTGACAATTTAATGAAGTTAAGCTCAGAAAAATTGTTCCTGGCCTGAGCTTGGGTTggattttgctgcttctgtttcagaGCTGAAGACAAGATTGAGGAGCTTGTCTGTTTGTTCCAGCTATGTCTTGTAAGATATTCTCTCTCCCTATAAATCTTGCCTTATGTTGAAAGTGGTGATATGGCAAGTTTCGTTCAAGGTTATTGTATCAGTGGATTTGGGAAAGGAAAGCTTGACGATGTTAATTTGCATCTTATTTATGTGACTAAACCTTGGTGTATTTGGTTAAAGTTATTTGAATTTACAGTAACTATTAATGGTACTTTGAGATAATGCTTATTGAGAGATTGAAATATCTCTCACAAGATCAATGCAATAAAATTTGGCATATTGTTCCCTGGTCTAATCAATGTAAGAAGAGAACTTTATGGAATTCTGTCCTAGTGACTTGAAGGATTCCTGTTGTttcagcaaaggcaaagaaaggagGGATAGTGCTTATAAGCTAGTAGCTAAGGAGGAAAATGATCCTCCTTTTTGGAAAGCTAAGGCAAATCTTACTATCAGAAAGGtgtggttgttttttgttttgtttttttgttttgtttttttaatagaattgtCTCTAACATCAGACTCTTAAGAtcagactttttattttcaggggATGCAATAAAATGTGGATGTTTGGGCTTAATGTTAAAGCCTAACGCttctggaaaatgcaaaaatcgGTGAGCAGCACCGCTGAATTCTTGGGTTGAAGctatttagtattttaagtTTCTAGGTTTGCTTTGGACTTAGTGCAGACTCGTTACTTTATATAGAGATTCTTGATTTCATGCAGCTCAGTTTTGCAAATCCTTAGCAAACTTACTTTACTGAATTGTTATTTTAGCTCTTCAGTATTCCTCCACAAATACTAACttcaaagaatgtttttttaatataaaactaCAACATACTTGGTtacttaaacagaaaaaaatacttaatttccaGGATAACACTGCCGAGTTTAAGTACAGCCATCCATAAGAATTTGATAAGTACGCCTTAAAActtgaggaaaaagaatattcaCAGTAATTCTAAATATCAGCTTAACTACATTTATACAAGTTACTCTTCAGGGGATTTGGTGGGGGGAGATTAGTAAGAAGCTTAGCCACCTCATACATGGAATATAAGGTGACCCAGGCGACACTTCTGCTCTGAATTCACTTCACAAACCTTAGTATTTCTGTGGCAATAGAACTAGAATTACTGTCTTTAGTAAAACCCTTTTACCCCAAGtaaattgtttttgttactGCAACAATTCCAATACATCAGCAAAATACGTATGTACAGAGAATTTTAATAAGGTCTTTCTTCAATGGTTTTAcctatggggggggggggaaccctcTGACTGTATAATTTAAGAGAAGTTAGAAATACAGGTGtggaagtttttgttttggttagGATTAACATCATGGCACTTGGCAGTTTCAggtgtttatttttgcttatatGGCTAGTGTTGTACAATAAAACTTTGGAGAGGAGATGATGTTTATCCTtccaaaagttttaaaatacttctggtGTGCTTTGTCTTGGTGGTGGtgatgaacttttttttttccttttctctctctcttttttttttttttttttgcctgacaTGGCCTGCATTCTAGAATGCAGAAATCTGAAACTGCCTTTCTATCCTGGTTCATTGTGTATCTTCCATCATTTTATGTCTGTATCGATTATCAGCTCTTCTGAAAGTTGCTCCCTGCTTTCTGCTGTAATTGTTTCAGTTCAGAACTCTCTGTGAGGAAGGATTGAGGGATATTGTTTACGAAGGCATCTGTAAACCCTTGCCCAtgtcagaaaataaagatagaGTAAAATATTCTACTCATGTTTAATAACCATTTATGTGAGAAACTACAGCATGTTTGTGACTTGCAGCAAAGGCTCCAAGTGTGTTGGAGAATGTGATATTTGAGGTGTTCATGAGAGTCATTTATTAAATCTGTAAAGTGTATCTATATTCGATGGAGTTGTAAAAGTTTTATGAATGTTAGGATATTCTAGGAGAATAGTTAGATATTGACAGCTAACTTCTTGAAGATTCCACCacaaactgaagattttttcgTATTATTTACTACTGCTTTTAGCTTTTCTTGTGACAAGCATAAGTGCTAGTATTTAGAAAAGGAGAACTTGCTATGCTTTAGTAATTTATGACCTGGTAATCCAGGTAGCATGGAGAAAGATGCAGTGCAGTTCACTTGGAGAGTGCTATATAATGAATGCTGATAGATAAAAGGAAATTAGGTTGGTACTGGGAAATTCAAGGAAGCTATGGGAGAGTAAATGAGCATCAGTATTCACGGGAAAATGGAGATGGATTGAGGGAGGAAATGGAGCAGAAGAAAGGCCTGAAATCAATAGAGAAACCTAGGGGAAGGTATTTTCCCTAGATATCTCAGACTAGGTTCCTGGAAATAAGGGTAAAGCAGCCAGAGAAGTTTGCAAAGAGAACGTTTGAGGAGAAAGGACTAGAAAAGGTTAACTTGATTAGATGTGACACTGGGGTGATCTGATGCCTTATTGTTGATTAATAGACCCAGAATGGACTTTTGAATACTCTGCAAATAGCAAATATTTGGGAAAACCCATTAGCGACATGGCCTCTCAACTTAATACTAAGCCATCCCTCTGTGCAGCCGTTGCTGTCAGTTTGAGGTTGACGCAGGACTGCTTTGTGGGTCTCCCTCTCTGACCCTGTTGAACCAGGATGCATCATTGTGATTGAAGAATATAAGATTTGATTTGCTGTTAGTTTCTAATATCCAGAATTTTAATGTATTGAAGACATTTTGCTTGTGGCGGAGAGCACTTGTAATAGCAAGTGATACTCTGGTATTTCTTGTAGAATCTTAATGTCCATAGTTTAAAACGAGTTCTTTAcgtgtgtttgtgtgtaaaTGCTATAGAACTTTGAAGGAATTTCTGGAACACGGCTGATTCTTACTCTAAAATTTATGGAGCCTTATTACTCTCTTTCACAGATTGTAGtagcaattaatttttatttctatgatCACAGAAGTAAGACTGAGGagttaagaaaaatactggTATCTTACTGAGGAAAAGAGAACCCAGGCTCACTTGTATGCCAATGTTTTATAGATTTAAAGGATGTAACTTCTACCATGGTGACTTACAGGATGTGTACCAGTTATTGAAATCTGGTGTACTTAAAATCTAGAAGTTTGATTGTGGTTTGATTGTCATCTGACTACTCTGTTAGTGTTGCCAGCTGTCAGGGGAGAACTGTTCAGTGTGGTGATAACTTCACAAGCTTATTAATTTTAACTGTGATGTTTATTTACTGGAAGGTTAGCCtagttcttgttttctgaaacttGCCCTTAGTTTGACTCACTTCCTTGAAAAaattttagtttgtttatttaaatattgtctAGTAATTGtcctaggattttttttttctttcacagtagcTAATTTTAAGGAATAACCCTTGGGAAGAATATATTGTGGTTATCATAGAATAAGCTAGTATTCAGTTATTGAGTAGAAATATTCTGCCTGCCTGTAACATAAGTTTATATTACCTAGCTGAATCTTAGagtccagctttttttttaaaaaaaaaaaaaattgtggatCTTTAGCAATCCAAAACTTTTGTGACTAGTTCTGCATCATCTCACCTAAATGGTAGAGGCAGGGCATAGATAGGCTCATTGctcagaaatggagaagaaagagcTTTCAAAAAAGGATAGTAAAGACATTCCCATAAAGACAGCACTTTGTGGTACAGCTTGACCCCCAAGAACCCATTTGAAAGAGCTCTActctttaacagaaaaaaatgtgagagaTTTGAAATATTCAAATGGGATTTGGCTGGTTTTCTCTGAACTTGGAGTTTTTAATTGCACGACCAGTTCTGGTGCTCTGAAATGAGGCTCTTAAAGATGAAGAGTAAGTATTGTTAAACAAGCTGAAGAAGTGGAAAATACTTGGATCGGGGAGATATGGGTAAAGCCTTTAATGGtatgaggaggagaaaagagtaATTCTGGGTTCGAGTTGGATACGATACCCAACAGCAGTGTTCTATCTTTCTTGTAGATACCTGTTTTCACTTTTGTCTATGAGCAGGGTGAACTTGGCCATGTGTGTGAACAGAAGGTAGAAGCAGATCATCTACCAAATTGCTGTGTGAGGAAGAAAGGGATGAAAGGGGGGAAGTGAGTTTGTATGTTATGGCATGGATGATGAgcatatgtgcatgcatgtgtgtatggTATACATATATTCCTATAGcacagtacttttttttttttttttttttagtagaaggATACTACTGCTTATTACAGCctggaattaagaaaaaaatgtgcaccTTTCTTCTATAAATAAGTGcaggggtttttttcctcttgagaaATAAGAGAGGTTTTAATCTGGAATGCTTTTGTAAGGGTTGGGGGAAGAGGGTGTCAGTGATGACAGGGGTATTCATTGATACCCCTATCAATTACCACTTCAAAGGATGTCTTAAACATCCAGCTcatctcttcagttttcttcttaacTTTGTAGATTTATAAGTTGTTATTCTTAGAAAATGGAGgttatttttcttagaaatggAGGAAATTACTTGTGTTCCTTAAAAGAAATCTGGAAATTACAAAGGAGATGCTTTCTTTAGAATTCTGTAATATTAAAGCAAATTCATTATTCTAGTTGATTAGTGAGTTAATTTAGTACTTAAAAAATAGAACTTATGTTTTAGAGTGAGATCATCTTACTGATATTTTCTACTtagtttttcagtattttgcttcAGACAAATAAGAAAGGTAAATCAGTGCGTTTATACAATTTAGGAGATCTTGGAAAATACTTCCTTTGTAATCTTTTTGTATTCTTATTTACCAAATATAAAGGATCAGATTCTGCTGTCCATGTTGAGCTCTTAGCCAAAAAGAGCAACTTGATCTTAATAGCcactgttttcagtgaaagtaTTTGTGGTTTTGCAGAATGAGACATCGAAGGCAAaagataaaactttaaaataacagaatatgCAAAAAGTTGTTACTGTGGTAATCATGAACTGGGTGGTCTTGACTTTTAGAAGGCAGTTTCACAGATTGTCCTTTATAGGAACTTGAAAAAGACTGAGCAGGAGATGAATGCTAGAATTTATTCTATTTCATAGATCTGTTCTTGCTGGAAAAAGATGTTCTGTCAATGTCGCACTGCCAACAATACTTGCAGCTAGTTGGTCATGttaggagggagggagaggaataGTGCATGGTCTCAGCATCTTTCTTATGTATAAGGAATAAGTATTTCCAGGAGAAGGACTGTTAGGCATTCTGCAAAATGAGCTCTTACAGGCCATACTTGCAATAAGGCTTTTCCATAAAGCTTTCTTCTACTGTCAATGGCGTGGTCAGTGTTAATAAGATGCCAATGCCTCTTGATACTAAATTCTTCTCTGAGCAAGAGTAAATTGTTTACAGTGCTGACAGGTTATTTTTCTTGAGTCCTATCAATGCTAGCAGTTTCATAATTGCTATCGACTGTTaaactgttaatattttttttaaaaaaaaaacatttgggggaaagtattaaaacaaacaagataTAATTGTGGAAGttcaagaggagaaaaaaacaagtaaatggTAACAGTTGCAAAAGGCAAAACTATTAACTGTTTGATGGAGAGCAATTGGATAACAACCAGCAATGTGAACTTGAAGCTAGTTATTGAGCTGTTTGTATCTAAGTGGGAGGTTTAAAATAGAGAGTACCTATTGATTTGGATTGACGACATGTGTGCTAACTGTTTAAAAGTAGAGACACTTTCTAGTTGcattatgttttttgttttcacttctaGAGTTGTGAGTCCAGGATgatatttcatttccattataCTACGTGGCCAGACTTTGGAGTTCCTGAATCTCCAGCATCATTCCTGAACTTCTTGTTTAAAGTCAGAGAATCTGGTTCACTAAGTCCTGAGCATGGACCAGCTGTAATTCACTGTAGTGCAGGGATAGGGCGATCTGGCACGTTTTCATTAGTAGACACTTGTCTTGTTCTGGTAAGTGCTTGGTCACCTTTTTTCatcactgccttcctcctcttgctctttccccctctttcaCCTGTCTGTCGGCTTTTTGGtcagaatgttttaaaagcatttaggTAAATGACACGTCtgtgaaaattttaattaaggCATCTGCTGTTCTTTTGATATcttcatgattttaaaaatgcaactcttgaaataaatttttaaaatccactttgaagtactttaaaagtattttcagtttcccgcaaaagaaacaatattcttttcatttaagaTGTCATTTGAAAAGATCAAGATTACTAAAATATTAGCTGAAAGTTAGGCTTGTGAATATATATTTAGACAACTAAATCTGTAAGTCTTTTTCCCATAAGCATACAATAGCTAGCATATCTGACTGACCCTTTCCTCAAGGGTGCAGAAAAATGGTGCCTGAACTAGGATGAGAGCTCAGGCATGCCCATGGATCTCTTCCAATGTGTAATGGAGTGTGGTGCTGAATTCCCCTAGCTGAGCACCTCTACAGCCCTCTTGGGCGGTGGGGTTTGTTAGCCAGTTCCAGTATCACATGAATGAGTGGGCTTTTTGCTTGCATGCTGAACTGTATCATCAATAATTGCTCATCATTTGGGTGAATTTTAAATGGTAACTAACAAAGTCCAGAGCTTTTCTCTTTGACTCTGCTTGGCAATAGCAAGAAGTACAGCACAGGGCTATGTAAGATTggatttcatttaaattataataaagaatcatagaatggtaaggttggaagggatctctggcgatcatctagtccaaccctcagcacagcctgtacggggattgaacccgcaaccttggcattagcagcaccatgctctaaccaactgagctaattGTACTGGTTaataatttcatgttttgaatAGGCCCTCTCAACTTGTTCTTTGTtctccagttttccttttttctgtattctaaaAACCCCACGTTTCATGCAAGTATACTTTAATATTCAAGAATTAAACTCTATGTTAAtgttttagttttctaaatCATATAATTGCATTACTTGTGCTTTATGGGGAAAAGTGTGTACACTGTTTGGATTAAGAATTCTGCTTTATATAATGGAACCTCTCCCCTATTCAGTCATTCCAAATTGCTGCTCCATTCAGGAGCAATAAGAAATATATTATGTAACTTTATGGTTCTGATTCTGACTTTGAAGTATGAATACATGCCTGAGTAAAATCAAAGTTATCTAAATTTCTTAATTTACTATTATGGTATTGATTTATTTGGATAATATGTGATCATGGATTTATTCGTAATGAGTTTTCATTAagtgctttacattttttttcttctttgaaaacatGTTTGAAATATTGATTTCTTACATAAGTAGTCGCAACACATGAAATTAACTTCTGGTTTGAATTTTATGACTTATACATTTAAACtagtatgtattttatatattgtcTTCATTTATCCATaactatgaaattttaaatataaatctctacagatggaaaaaaaggacCCATTCTCTGTAGATATTAAGAAAGTATTACTGGATATGAGAAAATATCGAATGGGACTTATTCAGACTCCTGATCAGCTAAGATTTTCATATATGGCTGTAATAGAAGGAGCAAAATTTATAATGGGGGATTCAACTATACAGGTAAATACTTAGttgtatgtatttaaa
It encodes the following:
- the PTPN2 gene encoding tyrosine-protein phosphatase non-receptor type 2 isoform X3; its protein translation is MSATIEQEFQEIDATNDWQARYLEIRHKSSDYPHRVAKYPENRNRNRYRDVSPYDHSRVKLQNTENDYINASLVVIEEAQRCYILTQGPLPNTCCHFWLMVWQQKTKAVVMLNRIVEKESVKCAQYWPTKEEEVMTFKETGFRVRLVSEDIKSYYTVHLLQLENISSCESRMIFHFHYTTWPDFGVPESPASFLNFLFKVRESGSLSPEHGPAVIHCSAGIGRSGTFSLVDTCLVLMEKKDPFSVDIKKVLLDMRKYRMGLIQTPDQLRFSYMAVIEGAKFIMGDSTIQKRWKELSKEDQAPSSEQSPPHPTKITTEKYNGNSIGLEKQDQMEKINTDLSNRVQDITDGNVESTVRKRLREDRKAITAQKLQQMKQKLNETERKRKRPRLTDT
- the PTPN2 gene encoding tyrosine-protein phosphatase non-receptor type 2 isoform X1, with the translated sequence MSATIEQEFQEIDATNDWQARYLEIRHKSSDYPHRVAKYPENRNRNRYRDVSPYDHSRVKLQNTENDYINASLVVIEEAQRCYILTQGPLPNTCCHFWLMVWQQKTKAVVMLNRIVEKESVKCAQYWPTKEEEVMTFKETGFRVRLVSEDIKSYYTVHLLQLENISSCESRMIFHFHYTTWPDFGVPESPASFLNFLFKVRESGSLSPEHGPAVIHCSAGIGRSGTFSLVDTCLVLMEKKDPFSVDIKKVLLDMRKYRMGLIQTPDQLRFSYMAVIEGAKFIMGDSTIQKRWKELSKEDQAPSSEQSPPHPTKITTEKYNGNSIGLEKQDQMEKINTDLSNRVQDITDGNVESTVRKRLREDRKAITAQKLQQMKQKLNETERKRKRWLYWKPILTKIGFGALILVGAYCWKMYFQDHSSPRLTDT
- the PTPN2 gene encoding tyrosine-protein phosphatase non-receptor type 2 isoform X2; its protein translation is MSATIEQEFQEIDATNDWQEIRHKSSDYPHRVAKYPENRNRNRYRDVSPYDHSRVKLQNTENDYINASLVVIEEAQRCYILTQGPLPNTCCHFWLMVWQQKTKAVVMLNRIVEKESVKCAQYWPTKEEEVMTFKETGFRVRLVSEDIKSYYTVHLLQLENISSCESRMIFHFHYTTWPDFGVPESPASFLNFLFKVRESGSLSPEHGPAVIHCSAGIGRSGTFSLVDTCLVLMEKKDPFSVDIKKVLLDMRKYRMGLIQTPDQLRFSYMAVIEGAKFIMGDSTIQKRWKELSKEDQAPSSEQSPPHPTKITTEKYNGNSIGLEKQDQMEKINTDLSNRVQDITDGNVESTVRKRLREDRKAITAQKLQQMKQKLNETERKRKRWLYWKPILTKIGFGALILVGAYCWKMYFQDHSSPRLTDT